Within Rhodothermaceae bacterium, the genomic segment GCGTCTCAGCCGAATCCGAGAGGCGGTTGAGCAGTGGCCCATGATAGCCGCCCTGAAATCATTGATGCAGGATTTGACCGGGCGGGATGCGTGGATGAATCTCAGACCACCGCTAAGCCCACTCCCTCCCAATGAAGCAAAGAGGTGTATCCAGCTATATAAGACAGTATTCACCGCAGCTACGCGATCACCATACAGTCACAGATGATTGAACATCCGGCTCCAACCTTTTCAGCGTCAGAAGCTCAGGCTCTGGCACAGGAGTATTTTGGCTTACAGGGTAGCGCAACCGAGCTTCCTAGTCACCTGGATCAAAATTTTCGTGTCAATACGGCCGGTGGCACATTTGTTTTGAAGCTTTCCAATGCAGCAGCAGAATCCAGTTACGTAGATCTTCAGCAGGCGGTACTGTCACATCTGCATGCGAATGGGCAAGGGGACCATATTCCGGCCGTCGTTCCCACACAAGCGGGCGATCAAAAAGTCGTTGTACAGGGAAAAGAGGGGCAGCACCAGTTATGGATGGTTACCTGGCTCGATGGACGCATACTCGCAGATGTCAGGCCTGTACTGAGCCCGCTGCTTCGGGATTTGGGACGATTTCTGGGATCTCTCAATCAGGCTCTGGGAGGATTCGAACACGAGTCTGCACATCGAAGCTACGCCTGGGATCTTCGTAAGGCGATTCATTTCGCCAAATATCTGGACTGTATCCGGGATGCCAAACGGCGCAAGCTCGTAGAGGATGCATTGGAATTCTTTCAGAATGAGACGCTTCCCAGCCTAGATCAACTTCGGCAGAGCGTAATCCATCACGATGCCAATGACCACAATGTAGTTGTCCAGGGTACGGGCTATCAAGCCAGCATTCGCGGATTGATAGATTTTGGGGATACGCTGCATACAACGACTGTGATTGAACTTGCAGTCGCAGCAACATATATCATGATGGGCAAGGTCGATCCAGTGGGAGCAGCAGCAGAGGTTGTGCATGGGTATCATGAGGCCTATCCTTTGGAGGAATCAGAAATCTCAGTATTACACGGGCTAATCAAAGCGCGGCTTTGTTCTAGTGTGTTGGTTTCTGCCTTTAGAGGGTCGTTAGAACCCGAGAATGAGTACCTTCGCGTATCCGAGGAGGGAGCATGGTCCCTCCTCACCTATTTATCAAGAGAATCGTCATCATTGGCGGAGTACCGATGGCGGTCTGCCTGTGGCATGGAGCCCTGCCCAAAGGGTATGCGCGTGGTTTCACATCTTCGTCAGCGAACATTTGCACCGGTCATGCAGCCGGATGTGTGCACGAAGGATCCCCTTGTAGTGGATCTGAGTGTTACCAGCCCTTTGGTTGAGCCTTTGGAGCGGCAACCCGATCCAAAGAAAGCCTCTGAAGCATGGTTCAGGCGGATCCGCCGTGCAGGTGCTGAAATCGGGGTTGGACGCTATAATGAGCCTCGGATCGTGTACACATCAGAAAACTACCGATCAGCGAACAATGCGTTTGATGAGACCCGGACGATTCACCTGGGGATTGATCTATTTAAGGAGGCAGGAGCCCCAGTCTATGCTCCGGCTGCGGCACGGATACACAGTCTCTCTTTCAGCCGGAAACCAATGGATTTTGGAGGGCTGGTGATCCTGGAGCATACAATGGAAGGGGGGAGATTTTACACGCTGTACGGTCATCTGAGTGAGCATTCGATCCAGCGGCTTCAACCAGGGCAGAAAATTGCCAAGGGTGAGGAGTTTGCCAATCTCGGAGTGCCGGAGGAGAATGGAGGGTGGACTCCCCATTTGCATTTTCAGGTGATTGCCGATCTGTTGGGAAAATCTGGTGAGTACTGGGGGGTTGCACCGGCAAGCCAGCGCGATGTGTGGTTATCGATCTGCCCAGACCCCAACCTGATTCTCGGGATTCGGGATGACTTGCTGCCCGTGCCTGAGCCTCTCACGGAAACGATCCGGTCCCGGCGAAAAGATTGTATCGGGGGAAATCTCAGCGTTTCTTATCGTACGCCTCTGCAGATTGTACGTGGATTTCGTCAGTATCTCTATGATGAGACTGGTCGGGCATTTCTGGATGCTGTTAATAATGTCCCCCATGTAGGACATAGCCACCCGCGTGTCAATGCAGCTGCGATCCGACAAATGCGCGTACTGAACACCAATACACGTTATTTGCATCAGACACTGGTAGATTATGCGGAGCGGCTGGCTGCCACCATGCCGGAACCGTTGAAGGTCTGCTATTTTGTGAATTCAGGGAGCGAAGCCAATGATCTGGCGTTACGTCTGGCGTTTGCACACACCGGGCGGAAGGATATCATGGTCCTGGAGGGCGCATATCATGGTCACTTGAGTTCACTGATCGCGATCAGCCCGTACAAGTTTGATGGCCCCGGCGGAACGGGTGCACCTCCGCATGTGCATCAAGCCCCGGTCCCGGATCTATATAGAGGGCGGTTTCGGGGAAGTGATGCGGCACAGCAGTATTCAACAGAACTGAAAGCAAAACTCAATTCGGTCCCGGATGGGATTGCCGCGTTTATCTGCGAATCTCTCCTTGGTTGCGGAGGGCAGATTGAGTTGCCAGAGGGATACTTGCAATCAGTTTATGCACACGTACGTGCGGCAGGCGGTCTTTGTATCGCTGACGAGGTACAGGTAGGGTTTGGGAGGATGGGGAGTGACTTCTGGGGCTTTCAGACCCAGGAGGTCACGCCAGATATTGTTGTCCTAGGTAAGCCGATGGGGAATGGCCACCCACTGGCAGGCGTTGTGACCACTGCCGAGATTGCTCACTCATTCGATAACGGGATGGAGTTCTTTAGCACGTTTGGGGGAAATCCAGTTTCGTGCGCAGTGGGGGAGGCAGTTTTGGATGTGATTGAATCGGAAAAGCTGCAGGAAAACGCGCTCGTCACGGGCACCTTTCTAAAACAGTCTCTTGAGAAACTAAAAAGCAGGCATCCGGTGATCGGAGATGTCAGGGGGAGGGGATTGTTTTTGGGGATAGAGTTGGTGCGGGATCACCAAACCCTGGAGCCAGCCGATCAGGGGGCGGGCTATATTGCGAACCGCATGCGCGATCTGGGCATTCTGATTTCAACGGATGGGCCACTTCACAACGTGCTGAAGATCAAGCCTCCGCTGGTCTTTGATCAAGCCAATGCGGTCCAACTCGTCGAAACACTGGATTCTATACTTCAGGAGGAGGCAGCGATTAGTCAATAGATAGGAGGGTAACCTCAAAGATCAGTGTCGCATTTGGTGGAATGCGGCCCTGTCCCCGATTTCCATAGGCAAGATCGGGCGGGATCACGAGCTGACGCTGCCCCCCTGATCGCATCCCCAGGATTCCCAGTTCCCATCCCTCGATAACCCGGCCGTTCCCAATTTGAAACGAGAAGGGGCTGTTTCGAAGATGGGAGCTGTCAAAGAGCGTGTTGTCCGTTAGCCAACCGTGATAATGCACGGTCACAAGATCTCCATTTTTTACTGGATCGCCTGT encodes:
- a CDS encoding aminotransferase class III-fold pyridoxal phosphate-dependent enzyme, with protein sequence MIEHPAPTFSASEAQALAQEYFGLQGSATELPSHLDQNFRVNTAGGTFVLKLSNAAAESSYVDLQQAVLSHLHANGQGDHIPAVVPTQAGDQKVVVQGKEGQHQLWMVTWLDGRILADVRPVLSPLLRDLGRFLGSLNQALGGFEHESAHRSYAWDLRKAIHFAKYLDCIRDAKRRKLVEDALEFFQNETLPSLDQLRQSVIHHDANDHNVVVQGTGYQASIRGLIDFGDTLHTTTVIELAVAATYIMMGKVDPVGAAAEVVHGYHEAYPLEESEISVLHGLIKARLCSSVLVSAFRGSLEPENEYLRVSEEGAWSLLTYLSRESSSLAEYRWRSACGMEPCPKGMRVVSHLRQRTFAPVMQPDVCTKDPLVVDLSVTSPLVEPLERQPDPKKASEAWFRRIRRAGAEIGVGRYNEPRIVYTSENYRSANNAFDETRTIHLGIDLFKEAGAPVYAPAAARIHSLSFSRKPMDFGGLVILEHTMEGGRFYTLYGHLSEHSIQRLQPGQKIAKGEEFANLGVPEENGGWTPHLHFQVIADLLGKSGEYWGVAPASQRDVWLSICPDPNLILGIRDDLLPVPEPLTETIRSRRKDCIGGNLSVSYRTPLQIVRGFRQYLYDETGRAFLDAVNNVPHVGHSHPRVNAAAIRQMRVLNTNTRYLHQTLVDYAERLAATMPEPLKVCYFVNSGSEANDLALRLAFAHTGRKDIMVLEGAYHGHLSSLIAISPYKFDGPGGTGAPPHVHQAPVPDLYRGRFRGSDAAQQYSTELKAKLNSVPDGIAAFICESLLGCGGQIELPEGYLQSVYAHVRAAGGLCIADEVQVGFGRMGSDFWGFQTQEVTPDIVVLGKPMGNGHPLAGVVTTAEIAHSFDNGMEFFSTFGGNPVSCAVGEAVLDVIESEKLQENALVTGTFLKQSLEKLKSRHPVIGDVRGRGLFLGIELVRDHQTLEPADQGAGYIANRMRDLGILISTDGPLHNVLKIKPPLVFDQANAVQLVETLDSILQEEAAISQ
- a CDS encoding FKBP-type peptidyl-prolyl cis-trans isomerase, whose translation is MPREVADDDYIQLSDGLKYYDFEIGTGDPVKNGDLVTVHYHGWLTDNTLFDSSHLRNSPFSFQIGNGRVIEGWELGILGMRSGGQRQLVIPPDLAYGNRGQGRIPPNATLIFEVTLLSID